A genomic window from Streptomyces broussonetiae includes:
- a CDS encoding Rv3235 family protein, with protein MNKVMSRTAQPRPRHRPPTRHDTRRPKGAPPRKPPTRTARDTPSTATRTTRPPRTAPEAAEPPLRPTDLFADRLLAVLSGQRPVHWMLRHTAGRAYDDLARLAERGPLRARGSRPVVRDIGYYVPRDGALEVFARIAAGNQLRALAFRLELGQDLRWRCTAVEAASHSRPAS; from the coding sequence ATGAACAAGGTCATGAGCCGTACCGCCCAGCCCCGCCCGCGCCACCGCCCGCCGACCCGCCACGACACCCGCCGCCCGAAAGGCGCCCCACCCCGCAAGCCCCCGACCAGGACCGCCCGCGACACGCCGTCGACGGCCACCAGGACCACCCGCCCGCCCCGCACGGCCCCGGAAGCCGCCGAACCCCCGCTGCGCCCCACCGATCTCTTCGCCGACCGCCTCCTGGCCGTCCTGAGCGGTCAGCGCCCCGTCCACTGGATGCTCCGCCACACCGCAGGCCGCGCCTACGACGACCTGGCCCGTCTCGCCGAACGCGGTCCCCTGCGCGCCCGCGGCTCCCGCCCCGTCGTCCGCGACATCGGCTACTACGTCCCCCGCGACGGCGCCCTGGAGGTCTTCGCCCGCATCGCCGCCGGCAACCAGCTGCGGGCTCTGGCCTTCCGCCTGGAACTCGGCCAGGACCTCCGCTGGCGCTGTACGGCGGTCGAAGCCGCGTCCCACTCCCGGCCGGCCTCGTAG